From the genome of Methylomonas sp. UP202, one region includes:
- a CDS encoding phosphatidylinositol-specific phospholipase C, with translation MKLKSTFAALTFASIACFSGNVFSGIDTAAYSHDAYIGVYNNEQWMKNLPDTLKLSELSLPGTHDSMARYGDDDIQTQSMSVADQLNSGIRVLDIRCWHKNDNLIISRAGVTQNATYQDVLNAVDDFLAANPSETVIMRVTEDVVGVNNTRSFSDTYNYIVGKFPGLFLDLQGTTNPTLGEMRGKAVLLQNYSGSPIGINYSEIYKQGTVQDNYKLKTNWDLYGKWEQVKAHFMAASTGDANKIYINFLDGGNGSFPYFVASGHSSHETNAAQLLTGLTTLTSPNTYPDFPRVGCLGKLCSIAFLGTNQLSSKFLADLALNYQSINQLYKNLNINLKLTKRMGIVMMDFPGRSLVNNIIAMNEVLLKKTN, from the coding sequence ATGAAACTAAAATCCACTTTCGCTGCTTTAACATTTGCCAGTATAGCTTGCTTCAGCGGCAACGTATTTTCGGGTATCGATACGGCGGCCTATTCTCACGATGCCTATATCGGTGTCTACAATAACGAGCAGTGGATGAAAAATCTGCCGGACACGCTAAAACTCAGCGAACTTTCGCTGCCGGGAACGCACGATTCCATGGCTCGTTACGGTGACGACGATATACAAACCCAATCAATGAGCGTCGCCGATCAGTTAAACTCCGGAATCCGCGTGCTGGATATACGCTGCTGGCATAAAAACGATAATTTAATTATTTCTCGCGCAGGGGTTACCCAAAATGCCACCTACCAGGACGTATTGAACGCTGTGGATGACTTTTTGGCGGCTAATCCCAGCGAGACCGTGATTATGCGAGTTACTGAAGATGTTGTCGGCGTGAATAATACCCGCAGTTTCTCCGATACCTACAATTACATCGTCGGCAAGTTCCCCGGCCTGTTTTTGGATCTGCAAGGTACTACTAATCCCACGCTAGGTGAAATGCGGGGTAAGGCGGTATTGTTACAAAATTATTCCGGTTCGCCCATTGGAATTAACTATTCCGAAATCTACAAGCAAGGTACCGTACAGGACAATTACAAATTGAAAACAAACTGGGATTTGTACGGCAAATGGGAACAAGTCAAAGCGCATTTCATGGCCGCCTCAACCGGCGATGCCAATAAAATTTATATTAACTTCCTGGATGGCGGCAACGGCTCATTCCCTTATTTTGTCGCCAGCGGCCACAGTTCGCATGAAACCAATGCAGCGCAATTATTGACCGGTTTAACCACGCTAACCAGTCCGAATACCTATCCGGATTTTCCTAGAGTCGGCTGCCTGGGTAAATTGTGCTCCATCGCTTTCCTGGGCACCAATCAACTCAGCAGCAAATTCCTGGCGGATTTGGCGCTTAATTACCAATCCATCAATCAGTTGTATAAAAACTTGAATATCAATCTCAAACTGACCAAACGGATGGGTATTGTCATGATGGACTTCCCGGGTAGAAGTTTGGTGAACAACATTATTGCAATGAACGAAGTGCTTCTGAAAAAAACCAATTAA
- a CDS encoding IS66 family insertion sequence element accessory protein TnpB yields the protein MAITSKWRQHIEAWQRSGLSQAEYCAEQQINVRTFTARLSDYRKLPATVSSALIPVQVEPAPTAAIVFTHAQGHRLELPASVSANWVAELLRCLA from the coding sequence ATGGCGATCACATCGAAATGGCGTCAGCATATTGAAGCATGGCAACGTAGCGGTCTATCGCAAGCCGAGTATTGCGCTGAGCAGCAGATTAACGTTCGCACGTTCACGGCGCGGCTGAGCGACTATCGAAAACTACCAGCGACAGTGTCGTCTGCACTGATACCGGTGCAGGTTGAGCCTGCGCCAACGGCGGCGATTGTCTTTACGCATGCCCAAGGTCATCGCTTGGAATTACCGGCTTCCGTGTCGGCGAACTGGGTCGCTGAGTTGTTGCGATGCCTGGCTTGA
- the tnpB gene encoding IS66 family insertion sequence element accessory protein TnpB (TnpB, as the term is used for proteins encoded by IS66 family insertion elements, is considered an accessory protein, since TnpC, encoded by a neighboring gene, is a DDE family transposase.) — protein sequence MPGLIDTPAQIWVAVEPIDMRRGLDGLSAVVQQNLGHSPCAGSAFIFRNRAGNRLRLLLWDGNGVWLCQRRLHQGSFVWPKADDKVFAISQVQWQWLIAGVDWQRLSAKCQPDWQV from the coding sequence ATGCCTGGCTTGATCGACACACCGGCGCAGATTTGGGTGGCGGTGGAGCCGATCGATATGCGGCGCGGCCTGGATGGCTTGTCGGCCGTCGTTCAGCAGAACCTGGGGCATTCGCCTTGCGCCGGATCGGCCTTTATCTTTCGTAACCGAGCTGGCAACCGCTTGCGGCTGTTGCTGTGGGATGGCAATGGCGTGTGGTTGTGCCAGCGCCGTTTGCATCAGGGCAGTTTTGTCTGGCCCAAAGCGGATGACAAGGTATTCGCGATCAGTCAGGTGCAGTGGCAATGGTTGATTGCTGGCGTTGACTGGCAACGGCTATCGGCAAAATGCCAACCTGATTGGCAGGTCTGA
- a CDS encoding IS66 family transposase, producing the protein MNPLAKLDQLDLESAAKTEVAALIQSLIEQAERDAKLIQAKDLKIAALTHELAYYKRIRFSTQSEALAPLQRDVFEETWNTDISAIDAEVEQLQDDSPCETVARPKRPRAGRQPLPEHLPRIEHRHEPESCSCGQCGRDLVKIGEDVSEQLDVEPAKFFVHRHIRPQYACRACETITAAPIPPAVIDGGMAAVGLLTWVLIGKFLDHLPLYRLEQIAARDGVILSRSTLADWVGRLGVALQPLADRLAWHLLQRDCLHADETPVPQLDPGNGKTKKAYLWAYRSNDLQPGPKIIIFDYQAGRSGRHAQQLLQDWHGQLVVDDYGGYKALFAATRAHPETQYILEPCIELACWAHARRKFFDLFQASQSPVAQEALNRIAELYAIEAEGRDMAVDERQRLRVERSLPALTILHDWLQQIRLNTVPNSATAKAIDYSLKRWPALTRYAETGDLPIDNNPVENSIRPIALGKKNWLFAGSERAGQRAAVIQTLLGTAKLNGLDPSAWLKDTLEKLPTWPNSRIDELLPFSNMD; encoded by the coding sequence ATGAATCCGCTCGCTAAACTCGATCAATTGGACCTGGAATCGGCTGCCAAAACCGAGGTAGCGGCACTGATTCAATCGTTGATCGAACAGGCGGAACGGGATGCTAAACTCATCCAAGCCAAAGACCTCAAAATCGCTGCGCTGACGCACGAACTGGCCTACTACAAGCGCATCCGTTTCAGTACCCAAAGCGAAGCCTTGGCGCCATTGCAACGCGATGTGTTCGAGGAAACCTGGAATACCGATATCTCGGCCATCGACGCGGAAGTCGAACAACTGCAAGACGATAGCCCTTGTGAAACGGTAGCCCGCCCGAAACGCCCGCGCGCCGGACGTCAACCCTTACCCGAGCATTTGCCGCGCATCGAACATCGCCACGAACCGGAATCCTGCAGCTGCGGCCAATGCGGGCGAGACTTGGTCAAGATCGGCGAAGACGTCAGCGAACAACTGGACGTCGAACCCGCCAAGTTTTTCGTGCATCGGCACATCCGCCCACAGTACGCCTGCCGAGCCTGCGAAACCATCACGGCCGCGCCGATTCCACCGGCGGTGATCGACGGCGGCATGGCAGCGGTTGGTTTATTGACCTGGGTGCTGATCGGCAAATTCCTCGATCACTTACCGCTTTACCGGCTGGAACAAATCGCCGCTCGGGACGGCGTGATCTTATCCCGCTCCACGTTGGCGGATTGGGTCGGCCGCCTCGGGGTCGCTTTGCAACCTTTAGCTGATCGACTAGCCTGGCATCTGCTACAGCGCGATTGTCTACATGCCGATGAAACGCCGGTACCGCAGCTCGATCCTGGCAACGGTAAAACCAAGAAAGCCTATCTATGGGCTTATCGCAGCAACGATTTACAACCAGGCCCCAAGATCATCATCTTCGATTACCAAGCCGGTCGCAGTGGCCGGCATGCGCAGCAGCTTTTGCAAGACTGGCATGGTCAGCTCGTCGTTGACGACTATGGGGGCTATAAAGCCCTGTTTGCCGCTACCCGCGCGCATCCCGAAACCCAATACATCCTCGAACCGTGTATCGAACTAGCGTGTTGGGCGCATGCGCGCCGGAAATTCTTCGATCTGTTCCAGGCCAGTCAGAGCCCTGTGGCGCAAGAAGCCCTGAACCGCATCGCCGAGCTGTATGCCATCGAAGCCGAAGGCCGGGATATGGCAGTCGACGAGCGGCAACGTCTGCGCGTCGAAAGAAGTCTCCCGGCGCTGACAATCTTGCATGACTGGTTGCAACAAATCCGCCTGAATACCGTGCCTAACAGTGCAACGGCCAAAGCGATCGATTACAGCCTGAAACGCTGGCCAGCTCTGACGCGTTACGCCGAAACCGGCGATCTGCCCATCGACAATAATCCCGTCGAAAACAGCATCCGCCCCATAGCCTTGGGAAAAAAGAATTGGTTGTTCGCCGGTTCCGAACGCGCCGGACAACGGGCGGCCGTCATTCAAACCTTGCTCGGCACTGCCAAGCTCAACGGCCTCGATCCCAGCGCCTGGCTAAAAGACACCCTGGAAAAACTCCCCACCTGGCCCAATAGCCGCATCGACGAATTGCTGCCGTTCAGTAACATGGATTAA
- a CDS encoding type II toxin-antitoxin system MqsA family antitoxin gives MMCVICKLGMMIDDFASITLEFGETILVFKNVPAKVCNNCGEEYFEGNILASLFEQVNSPINQSSQIQLRHFIKN, from the coding sequence ATGATGTGTGTGATCTGTAAATTGGGCATGATGATAGATGATTTTGCCAGCATTACGCTTGAATTTGGCGAGACTATTCTGGTGTTCAAAAATGTGCCTGCCAAAGTTTGTAATAACTGTGGAGAAGAATATTTCGAAGGCAATATCCTCGCCTCGTTGTTCGAACAGGTGAATTCACCGATAAACCAATCGTCGCAAATTCAATTACGACACTTTATTAAAAATTAA
- a CDS encoding DUF4062 domain-containing protein, translating into MNINRNTSHPSAFISSTFLDLKDERRAVANILKRSNLNVNALDIRPASNNKSKTEILNGIKESDFVVLIVGQRYGSIIPEMTGSETLSITRWEYNQARINGKYILVFFKEFANDGSGDDSVYLTKFKNILSRNHNPKYFSSIGDLEDEVSNALIPTYRTGVTSLLSKLDQAKYEIDQLKQANQKLVQDASKSQEPSGILKGLGLTDAKPYPQLGGLGLLSGVKMKS; encoded by the coding sequence GTGAATATAAACCGAAATACTTCGCACCCATCTGCATTTATCAGTTCGACATTTCTTGATCTTAAAGACGAGCGTAGAGCTGTTGCTAATATATTAAAGAGATCAAATTTAAATGTAAATGCTTTGGACATAAGGCCAGCATCAAATAATAAATCAAAAACGGAAATTTTGAATGGAATTAAGGAAAGTGATTTTGTTGTTTTGATTGTCGGGCAACGATATGGATCAATTATTCCTGAAATGACAGGATCGGAAACACTAAGCATTACAAGGTGGGAATACAATCAGGCCAGAATTAACGGGAAGTATATTCTTGTATTCTTTAAAGAATTCGCCAATGATGGTTCTGGCGACGATAGTGTTTATTTGACTAAATTTAAGAATATTCTTTCAAGAAATCATAATCCAAAATATTTCTCTTCGATTGGTGATCTTGAAGATGAAGTTAGTAATGCATTAATTCCAACCTATAGGACTGGTGTCACTTCTTTATTGTCGAAGTTGGATCAGGCAAAATATGAAATAGACCAGTTGAAGCAAGCGAATCAAAAGCTAGTTCAAGACGCTTCTAAAAGCCAAGAGCCAAGTGGAATTTTAAAAGGCTTGGGTTTGACTGACGCGAAGCCTTATCCTCAATTAGGGGGATTAGGTCTGTTATCTGGTGTAAAGATGAAATCCTGA